Within Desulfobacterales bacterium, the genomic segment TCTTCCGGGCGCTGGATTGCTGCCGTTAAAAAGCCCCTGCCAAGGGGCGCGTAAGATACAAACCCGATATTCAGTTCCCGACAGATCGGCAGGATTTCACTTTCGACGTCCCGGGTCCAGAGGGAATACTCCGTCTGAAGGGCCGCAACCGGATGGGTGGCATGCGCCCTCCGGATCGTCCCGGGGCCCGCCTCGGAAAGACCGATATGACGGACTTTTCCGGCTTCAACCAGCCGGGCCATGGCCCCCACCGTATCTTCAATGGGAACAGCGGCATCAACCCGGTGGACATAGTACAAATCAATCACGTCCGTGCCCAGCCGTTTTAAACTCTTTTCACAGGCTTCTATAACATATTCGGGCTTTCCGCAGGCGCCGCTGCTTCCATCCGGCAGTCGAATGTTTCCGAATTTGGTTGCCAGAACGACCTTGTCCCGCTTTCCCGCCAGCGCCCGGCCCAGCAGCTCTTCATTCCTTCCGTCGGCATACTTGTCGGATGTGTCCAGAAAGTAAAGACCCAGATCGATGGCGCGATGAATGGTGAGAATGGACTGCGCGTCATCACGTTCTCCATAGGCTGACGACATGCCCATGCACCCCAGACCCATCGCCGAAACTTCCAGCTGTTGTCCCAGTTTCCGTTTTTTCATATGTTTCGCCTCCCTCATAGTGGTTTACGGCACCGGTTGAATCCGTTCACGAAATTGCGCGGGCATGCTGACCGCCCGGTGCTTCTGATAAACAAAATAATGCCGAACGACAACACTTTCACCCCCTGCCGAATTTTTCAAATTAATTGTTGACTTTCATTTGCTGTTTTCGTTATTTAGTTACATTATAGCTGAAATGTAATTAAAATGTGGGCATCCCTGCAGAAGCCCCTTGCAACGGATCTGCCGGAAACGGACGTTTTTCTGTTTTTATTGCTTTCTTTCTCTTTGTTCACTACTTTGGCAAAAAAATGCGGCCGGTGCAATTATAAACAGCCTGAAGGTTTTTGGGAAATATTTTTTTCTATGTGCGCAAATGACGGTTGGATTTGTGAAAAGCCTTATCGTTATTGCGTCTGGGTTAGCGGCTAAATC encodes:
- a CDS encoding aldo/keto reductase; translation: MKKRKLGQQLEVSAMGLGCMGMSSAYGERDDAQSILTIHRAIDLGLYFLDTSDKYADGRNEELLGRALAGKRDKVVLATKFGNIRLPDGSSGACGKPEYVIEACEKSLKRLGTDVIDLYYVHRVDAAVPIEDTVGAMARLVEAGKVRHIGLSEAGPGTIRRAHATHPVAALQTEYSLWTRDVESEILPICRELNIGFVSYAPLGRGFLTAAIQRPEDLIAKDRRHAHPRFKPENMAKNLALLDPLRRIAGELNCKPGQAALAWVLAQGNDIVPIPGTKRISYLEENLAALDIALSESQKSDLEKTFKPGAAAGERYPAKQLGVIGI